Proteins from a genomic interval of Sphingobacterium lactis:
- a CDS encoding SCO family protein, translated as MKLRMKYLGWVACVVGLLLGCQPKSGDTQTAKKQPVVTEDLSDLSVYHLPAHWTNQDGEQMELKDLQGNVVVVAMIYTSCKAACPRLVADMRHIEKTIDTKHRDRVKFLLVSIDPETDTPEKLKQFAIDNEMDGQQWLFLRSNENDTREFAATLAVNYKKISPIDFSHSNIISLFNPGGELVYQQEGLGVDYAPTIAAIEAEANKL; from the coding sequence CGGATGGGTAGCCTGCGTGGTGGGGCTATTGCTGGGCTGCCAGCCCAAGAGCGGCGACACGCAAACTGCCAAGAAACAGCCAGTCGTGACGGAGGATCTTTCGGATCTGTCCGTCTATCATTTGCCGGCCCATTGGACAAACCAGGATGGCGAACAGATGGAATTGAAGGACCTCCAGGGCAATGTGGTCGTCGTGGCCATGATCTATACCTCCTGCAAGGCGGCATGTCCCCGTTTGGTGGCGGATATGCGGCATATCGAGAAAACAATTGACACGAAGCATAGGGATAGGGTCAAGTTTCTTTTGGTCAGCATTGATCCGGAAACCGATACCCCCGAAAAGCTGAAGCAATTTGCCATCGATAATGAAATGGATGGACAGCAATGGCTTTTCCTTCGCTCCAATGAGAACGATACGCGCGAATTTGCGGCAACATTGGCCGTGAATTACAAAAAGATATCGCCGATCGATTTCTCCCATTCCAATATCATCAGCCTGTTCAACCCGGGTGGTGAACTGGTCTACCAGCAGGAAGGGCTGGGCGTGGATTATGCACCGACCATTGCGGCCATTGAAGCCGAGGCCAACAAACTTTAA